In Lentibacillus sp. JNUCC-1, the genomic window AACGTTAAACAATCTTATGAAATAGTTGGCGGCCCACTTGATAGAGAAGGGTTGAATCGTGAACTCGAAATCATCACAGAGGCGGTGGTGCCCTGATGGGTATGGATATGAATGTTGATTTCCGCAACAAGGTTGATCAACTCGGAATGAAAGGCAAGCGCCTGGAAGGTCAAGTGCTGAAACAAGCTGGCGAGGCTTTGGCTGATGGGATAGCAAGTAACATTAACCGATCTTCCAAAAGCGGATCGGGGTATAAACACCTATCCGATTATATTGTCACAAGCAATGTTAAAACAAACAAATTTGGAGAACGCCATATTCAGGTCAGCGCCATCAAGG contains:
- a CDS encoding HK97-gp10 family putative phage morphogenesis protein; amino-acid sequence: MGMDMNVDFRNKVDQLGMKGKRLEGQVLKQAGEALADGIASNINRSSKSGSGYKHLSDYIVTSNVKTNKFGERHIQVSAIKELGYRLKFLELGTSKMSAQMPIEKGVSQTRGDVARILSDGQRRIMKL